A genome region from Pseudarthrobacter defluvii includes the following:
- a CDS encoding ParB family protein, with protein sequence MSAAQSSSRPTLGLPPRPTAAPPTADAPLARMLPGRRQESAAKKEEVKDAETAPMTVSIPTAIRNRAKAAYKATSYVEGDNTWAHFVAKAIEAETLRREAEHNQGEMYPAWGEKLPGGRRLKES encoded by the coding sequence ATGAGCGCCGCCCAGAGCTCCAGCCGTCCAACGCTCGGCCTACCGCCTCGCCCGACGGCAGCACCGCCGACTGCCGATGCACCGCTAGCCCGGATGCTGCCTGGCCGCCGGCAAGAGTCGGCCGCGAAGAAGGAAGAGGTCAAGGATGCCGAGACGGCGCCCATGACCGTAAGCATCCCCACCGCCATTCGCAATCGCGCCAAAGCCGCCTACAAGGCGACCAGCTACGTCGAGGGGGACAACACCTGGGCCCATTTCGTTGCGAAAGCCATCGAAGCAGAAACCCTACGGCGCGAAGCCGAACACAACCAAGGCGAGATGTACCCGGCCTGGGGGGAGAAGCTGCCCGGAGGCCGGCGACTTAAAGAGAGCTGA
- a CDS encoding ParA family protein, producing the protein MKHDLNRGALSRVIAVINGKGGVFKTSLVANVGGLLAEAGSRVLLVDLDPQGNLAEDLGYSEQGDGGRSLAAALCFGAEPTLLVSIRPNLDVIAGGPELDDAAAFLGAKAQKDRDAAHLALAKMLATVAGEYDLVLLDCPPGNEPLQAAAVAAARYALVPLKTDMSSRKGVAAVAARMDSVVGLNPSLDLLGVVLVGTGTNSKQVHKVTRDHLIADFGTDEVLFPMTIRHAEATAQACRERGILAHELERELSKAPKWWEVLRGEAKATHAGPKSASSVAEDLHAVAMEVTRRVAATESQEVSA; encoded by the coding sequence ATGAAACACGACCTGAACCGTGGCGCGCTCAGCAGAGTGATCGCGGTAATCAACGGCAAAGGCGGGGTCTTCAAGACCAGCCTCGTCGCCAACGTGGGGGGACTCCTCGCAGAGGCTGGCTCACGCGTGCTCCTCGTGGATCTTGATCCCCAGGGCAACCTTGCGGAGGACCTGGGCTACTCCGAGCAAGGGGACGGCGGCAGGAGCTTGGCTGCCGCCCTGTGCTTCGGTGCCGAGCCAACGCTGCTTGTGAGTATCCGACCCAACCTGGACGTCATCGCCGGCGGACCCGAGCTCGACGATGCAGCAGCTTTTCTGGGAGCGAAAGCCCAAAAAGACCGCGACGCAGCCCACCTGGCGCTGGCAAAAATGCTCGCAACCGTGGCGGGGGAGTACGACCTTGTCCTACTTGATTGCCCGCCCGGCAATGAGCCGCTGCAGGCAGCGGCGGTCGCTGCCGCACGCTACGCACTGGTCCCGCTAAAAACAGACATGTCCAGCCGTAAAGGCGTCGCCGCCGTGGCAGCACGCATGGACAGTGTCGTGGGACTCAATCCATCACTCGACCTTCTGGGTGTTGTCCTTGTGGGAACCGGAACCAACTCCAAACAAGTCCACAAAGTCACCCGTGATCACCTCATTGCAGACTTCGGCACCGACGAAGTGTTGTTCCCAATGACCATCCGTCACGCAGAAGCCACTGCCCAGGCCTGCAGGGAACGGGGCATACTGGCCCACGAACTCGAACGGGAGCTCAGCAAAGCCCCGAAATGGTGGGAGGTTCTTCGCGGAGAAGCCAAGGCCACGCACGCAGGCCCAAAATCAGCGTCCAGCGTTGCAGAGGACCTGCATGCCGTCGCCATGGAAGTAACGCGGCGCGTAGCCGCCACGGAATCACAGGAGGTCAGCGCATGA